The following proteins are encoded in a genomic region of Moorena sp. SIOASIH:
- a CDS encoding late competence development ComFB family protein, whose amino-acid sequence MQRTQAYQNVMEILVEEEIERRLEQLSPEIAKSINPIEVATYALNRLPPLYASSEKGWKYQKQRGMEELAKQISTVVSRSISAVQKDPIRLATPLFDSKDAASQQALKRLKKLLLQENLSWWELPRVVEQALIKAWHGEISWKHHEQFFVQVAQHKIPVKSGAAWGMDRYGRW is encoded by the coding sequence ATGCAAAGAACTCAAGCCTATCAAAATGTTATGGAAATCCTCGTTGAAGAAGAAATCGAGCGACGACTAGAGCAACTTTCGCCCGAGATAGCTAAAAGTATTAATCCGATCGAAGTAGCGACCTATGCTCTCAATCGCCTCCCACCCTTGTATGCGTCTAGTGAAAAAGGTTGGAAGTACCAAAAGCAACGAGGAATGGAGGAGTTAGCTAAGCAAATTAGTACAGTGGTGAGTCGGTCAATCAGTGCTGTCCAAAAGGATCCCATTCGACTAGCAACTCCTTTATTTGATTCTAAAGATGCAGCATCTCAGCAAGCCCTAAAGCGGCTTAAAAAATTGCTATTACAGGAAAACCTATCATGGTGGGAACTTCCTCGGGTTGTTGAGCAAGCTCTAATTAAAGCGTGGCATGGAGAGATTAGCTGGAAGCATCATGAGCAGTTTTTTGTACAAGTCGCACAGCATAAAATACCAGTAAAATCTGGAGCCGCTTGGGGTATGGATAGGTATGGTCGGTGGTAA
- a CDS encoding isopentenyl pyrophosphate isomerase translates to MYQIGNREQGTGNREQGKRGGSVGRWGDGEMGRWGDGEMGRWGDGEMGMGRWEVWEVWGDGEMGRWGDGEMGSRVSAKNWYNLKP, encoded by the coding sequence TTGTATCAAATAGGGAACAGGGAACAGGGAACAGGGAACAGGGAACAGGGAAAGAGAGGGGGGAGTGTGGGAAGATGGGGAGATGGGGAGATGGGGAGATGGGGAGATGGGGAGATGGGGAGATGGGGAGATGGGGAGATGGGAATGGGGAGATGGGAAGTGTGGGAAGTGTGGGGAGATGGGGAGATGGGGAGATGGGGAGATGGGGAGATGGGTAGCCGTGTGAGTGCTAAGAATTGGTATAACCTTAAACCTTAA